Proteins encoded by one window of Lathyrus oleraceus cultivar Zhongwan6 chromosome 1, CAAS_Psat_ZW6_1.0, whole genome shotgun sequence:
- the LOC127129864 gene encoding uncharacterized protein LOC127129864 isoform X1, translating into MVTKMEPKSEEMLLTYRRRKWISEQPPVFEQVFDDLQMQVLLQVAGYQLLDGRVARPRQVADFVGVCLEAAGWLVQGFAAALLMQITSASQGWQSMVIGSKVDKINKSILGNQSQNQEGNEGFRDTNILCSI; encoded by the exons ATGGTAACAAAGATGGAGCCAAAAAGTGAAGAAATGTTACTTACCTATCGGAGAAGAAAGTGGATATCAGAGCAACCGCCAGTGTTTGAACAAGTTTTCG ATGACCTGCAAATGCAGGTTTTGCTGCAAGTTGCAGGTTATCAATTGTTGGACGGTCGTGTTGCTCGGCCAAGGCAGGTAGCAGACTTTGTTGGAGTTTGCCTGGAAGCTGCAGGATGGTTAGTGCAGGGTTTTGCTGCAGCCTTGTTAATGCAGATTACAAGTGCAAGTCAAG GCTGGCAAAGCATGGTCATTGGTAGCAAGGTAGACAAAATTAACAAGTCAATCTTGGGTAATCAATCACAAAATCAAGAAGGAAATGAAGGCTTTAGGGATACCAATATATTATGCAGTATTTGA
- the LOC127129864 gene encoding uncharacterized protein LOC127129864 isoform X2, with product MVTKMEPKSEEMLLTYRRRKWISEQPPVFEQVFGFAASCRLSIVGRSCCSAKAGSRLCWSLPGSCRMVSAGFCCSLVNADYKCKSRLAKHGHW from the exons ATGGTAACAAAGATGGAGCCAAAAAGTGAAGAAATGTTACTTACCTATCGGAGAAGAAAGTGGATATCAGAGCAACCGCCAGTGTTTGAACAAGTTTTCG GTTTTGCTGCAAGTTGCAGGTTATCAATTGTTGGACGGTCGTGTTGCTCGGCCAAGGCAGGTAGCAGACTTTGTTGGAGTTTGCCTGGAAGCTGCAGGATGGTTAGTGCAGGGTTTTGCTGCAGCCTTGTTAATGCAGATTACAAGTGCAAGTCAAG GCTGGCAAAGCATGGTCATTGGTAG